From Novipirellula galeiformis, a single genomic window includes:
- a CDS encoding transglutaminase-like domain-containing protein: MLLRHQWFLVVLYLALGAFVGNTFQTWAVLFCITLAAAAALLAQRYLQSHSHNPADSLARVEATPRMGVRVAGGACLLAILVMRAGPLVISSQSDPFTGVADGVVHAALAWIAFLWVIRRAEGHPLMLVLGMMIVLLCVSTGDTLSSSASQMIVGLCLCSGYALASQCILGCGPLSDSRFRTRSSSLSEAAGANQNAAVAPETSYRACNRSVVILSAFALVAMIIVTGVIGTVARSVLPQMQAAVQSTLKNSVEASYSMFAEVGTRYVSGSTLGSLCSDKGQNADEIGLRIYAHDTPGYLRGTVFDFYKQSRWCIESTYDGNSIEGMNPNLIRSVFAAGRGLSNLKHGRGNKLDHFEFVSESKDPVQTMEVHNVPFKGTTIFLPLGTRWIEAQSTCVYVSHHQSVSYGVDVTQPYVVAVAAEPAKEELNRYRHELLTQVPEEVRSVAKPLAEHICVDDLDVREKANKIVDFFRLHFDYSLDLTRAREGVDPIVYFLQTRHPAHCEYFASATVVLLRSLGIPARYVTGYVVDEHLRNGGYWVARNRDAHAWAEVYDAESQTWFAVESTPGHRYSALANRPMEDRQCDLAGAPLAARSTFIAAVGSSLAAFMVSIQSSDSVLALLRLLHAPMFLLLSIVVWRRYRQGTRRSSDPLELRSRKMLKRIDRRLQRRALVRSGNETMHQFADRIDAYNDFERKGDSEGMRLLADWYREFAQARYQGELPTEIRKI, from the coding sequence ATGTTGTTGCGTCATCAATGGTTTCTAGTGGTTTTGTATTTAGCGCTCGGCGCGTTCGTTGGCAATACGTTCCAAACCTGGGCGGTGCTGTTCTGTATCACGTTGGCTGCCGCCGCTGCGTTGCTGGCCCAGCGGTATCTTCAAAGCCATTCTCACAACCCAGCTGACTCGTTGGCACGTGTGGAGGCCACGCCTCGAATGGGCGTTCGGGTCGCCGGAGGGGCGTGTCTGCTGGCGATCCTGGTGATGCGTGCCGGACCTTTGGTGATATCGTCACAGTCCGATCCGTTCACTGGGGTGGCCGATGGCGTTGTGCATGCCGCGTTGGCGTGGATCGCGTTTTTGTGGGTGATTCGCCGAGCGGAGGGGCATCCATTGATGCTGGTGCTCGGGATGATGATCGTGCTGCTTTGTGTCTCCACAGGCGACACGCTTAGCAGTTCGGCGAGCCAAATGATCGTCGGCTTGTGCCTTTGTTCGGGATATGCACTTGCCTCCCAATGCATTTTGGGATGTGGACCGCTTTCGGACTCGCGATTTCGCACGCGATCTTCTTCGCTAAGTGAAGCGGCAGGGGCAAACCAAAATGCGGCTGTCGCCCCAGAAACCTCTTACCGTGCATGCAATCGCAGCGTTGTCATTTTGTCGGCGTTTGCGTTGGTCGCGATGATCATCGTGACTGGCGTGATCGGGACTGTCGCGAGGTCCGTGTTGCCGCAGATGCAGGCCGCGGTTCAATCGACACTGAAAAACAGCGTCGAAGCCTCGTACAGTATGTTCGCGGAAGTCGGAACTCGCTACGTCAGCGGGTCCACGTTAGGATCGCTATGCTCGGATAAGGGGCAGAACGCGGATGAGATCGGGTTGCGCATCTATGCGCATGATACACCCGGTTATTTGCGTGGGACGGTATTTGATTTCTACAAACAATCCCGTTGGTGTATCGAAAGCACTTACGACGGTAATTCCATTGAGGGAATGAATCCCAATCTAATTCGTTCCGTTTTTGCAGCGGGGCGAGGCTTGTCGAATTTGAAACATGGTCGCGGGAATAAATTGGACCATTTTGAATTTGTCTCCGAATCGAAGGATCCTGTGCAGACGATGGAAGTTCACAATGTTCCATTTAAGGGGACGACCATCTTCCTGCCTCTAGGCACTCGTTGGATCGAAGCCCAGAGTACCTGTGTCTACGTGTCGCATCATCAATCGGTGAGTTATGGGGTGGACGTCACTCAGCCCTACGTGGTCGCTGTTGCTGCAGAGCCGGCGAAGGAGGAACTCAATCGATACCGTCACGAATTGTTGACTCAGGTCCCTGAGGAAGTTCGAAGCGTTGCCAAGCCATTGGCGGAACACATTTGTGTTGACGATTTGGACGTGCGTGAAAAAGCGAACAAGATTGTCGACTTCTTTCGTCTCCATTTCGATTATTCATTAGATCTGACGAGGGCTAGAGAGGGAGTCGACCCCATCGTTTACTTTCTACAAACGCGGCACCCGGCACATTGTGAATACTTTGCTTCGGCCACGGTTGTGTTGCTGCGTTCGTTGGGAATTCCGGCTCGTTATGTGACCGGTTATGTGGTCGACGAGCATCTCCGGAATGGAGGATATTGGGTTGCTCGGAATCGCGACGCTCATGCATGGGCAGAAGTGTATGACGCGGAATCGCAAACGTGGTTTGCGGTCGAGTCGACTCCCGGGCATCGCTATTCGGCACTCGCGAACCGCCCAATGGAAGATCGGCAGTGCGACCTCGCCGGGGCACCTCTAGCGGCGCGAAGTACGTTCATCGCTGCGGTTGGTTCTTCGCTCGCTGCGTTCATGGTCTCGATTCAGTCCAGCGATTCGGTGTTGGCACTGTTGCGTCTCTTGCATGCCCCAATGTTTTTGCTGTTGTCGATTGTTGTTTGGCGACGCTATCGGCAGGGGACGCGACGCAGTTCGGATCCCTTGGAGCTGCGAAGCCGGAAGATGTTAAAGCGAATCGATCGTCGTTTGCAGCGAAGGGCGTTGGTCCGTTCGGGGAACGAGACGATGCATCAGTTCGCCGACCGAATAGACGCCTACAACGATTTCGAGAGGAAGGGCGATTCCGAGGGAATGCGTTTGCTTGCGGATTGGTACCGCGAATTCGCCCAGGCACGTTATCAAGGCGAGCTGCCGACGGAGATACGCAAAATATAG
- a CDS encoding secretin N-terminal domain-containing protein: MRRWILSTLTLGLTLVSNPSAIRAQDASGPQLRKLSVPAAQTRSIATKLSLIYRDIPGVQISPDAHKDQLVVMAPEAAQRKIAAQVHSLLNSEEVQQASATGPVHVQLRNVTWREFEDDLKRLAGLPLPITTTRNGERASFQLSAPPLQGTTVEVDRRRNLVTVIGAQQNQPGWQKVINTLDVRSADQSKVTELLRLENAEPAPIQRAIRLLGELDARRVKPITAEAAFQNALFQQPAPAPNNAADDTAKTADVASDEKGGSGVIGDTQIQFVPELGTIIIRGAKRDVERVMEVIKEIEKQSDLTRPEIEVVNLQHADSNAVATLLKQLYDDVLSARQGEVSITALDSPNSLLLIGRAEAINGVRDLIAKVDMPVDDASRLRIFRLQHASASDAEETIRNFFVDRPGGGEDLRPGVGPRVRVLADYRTNSLIVSGAPRDMDEVTRLINDLDVQQISAQSEIRIFPLKNAVAEDLAPVIQAAINGDAEGAGTTEISKPSTTLSMVTVDAEGERLLDSGILAGAVITADPGANSLVVRAPASSMPLINELIRQLDKTPGIGSLVKVFTVENGDAVQLTTALTELFGADAATGGTTVGAGNRVGLPNATAASDSSLVPLRFSTDQRTNSIIASGSAEDLEVVESILLRLDGAGFSERITEVIWLRHQSSDNIATAIQTYVQQRTQGVNTIQQFQQGGLGPFDLPDRDLIVVSEPDSNTLLLSVSPRLYEDVRRLIDKLDRRPPMVLIKVLLAEVKLDDLFEIGGEVGLQDSLMFDRGVASGAIPGATPGSVPGFNYNGNSTPNVNSFGKEDLAGRGLTSFGVGAANGNLNYGGFVLSAASESVSLLLRTLQDSSRLQILSRPQIMTMDNTEGLVQVGRTIAQVTDVINNGVAGTQVVTTPLEIGLIMRVRPRVGADGLIIMDIDAERSDRDASRGTPVPTGDGSVLIQDILKTTAQSTVAAYSGQTVIFGGLIQKTRGNFSRRVPFLADIPILGYFFKYDQETESRSELLVILTPMLVTGEEDLDYVKATESSRMSWCLADVVEMHGDVGLSGGYGLWGPATGGTIYPDLQPTVDHFHHGSQHAIPANTIPTDAIILDEPMMIDSGASKLDSPMIYESNAFPEHSHEQPASSTGVPMPQPQQQAAPQTFAPQASARPSLGTPSDGQPLTLRSAPNGLDMPPVQFQSPPFGAFHEKTDSNHPTITGPVVNPYSQLGEEPSANQVSWLQTSTADKAVDFARFNGTRPQRLGSVADPRDTPIGQPDQLPIETATRVNPIPSISPKTWIR, translated from the coding sequence ATGCGGCGATGGATCCTCAGCACACTGACACTTGGCCTTACGCTGGTATCCAACCCCAGCGCAATCAGGGCCCAAGATGCATCAGGTCCCCAGCTTCGTAAACTCTCGGTTCCTGCGGCACAAACCCGCTCGATCGCCACCAAGCTTAGCTTGATTTATCGCGATATACCGGGTGTGCAAATCTCGCCTGACGCCCACAAAGATCAACTCGTCGTAATGGCGCCCGAAGCGGCCCAGCGCAAGATCGCCGCGCAGGTGCATTCGCTGCTAAATTCCGAAGAGGTGCAACAAGCCTCCGCGACCGGTCCCGTCCATGTTCAGTTGCGGAACGTGACTTGGCGTGAGTTCGAGGACGACTTGAAACGACTCGCCGGGTTACCGCTACCGATCACGACCACTCGCAACGGTGAACGAGCGTCGTTCCAGCTCAGCGCTCCCCCGTTACAAGGCACCACCGTCGAAGTGGATCGACGTCGCAATCTTGTCACGGTGATCGGCGCCCAACAAAACCAACCCGGTTGGCAGAAGGTCATCAACACGCTCGACGTCCGCTCGGCCGATCAATCCAAAGTCACCGAACTGCTGCGACTCGAAAACGCCGAACCGGCACCGATCCAACGAGCGATTCGATTGCTCGGTGAACTTGACGCCCGGCGTGTCAAACCGATCACCGCCGAGGCCGCGTTCCAAAACGCATTGTTCCAACAACCTGCCCCCGCACCGAACAACGCAGCGGACGACACCGCAAAAACCGCCGATGTCGCGAGTGACGAAAAAGGGGGCTCCGGCGTGATCGGAGACACCCAAATTCAATTCGTTCCTGAGCTCGGTACGATTATCATTCGCGGTGCAAAACGCGACGTCGAACGAGTCATGGAAGTGATCAAGGAGATTGAAAAGCAGAGCGATTTGACTCGCCCCGAGATCGAGGTGGTCAACCTTCAACACGCCGACAGCAATGCGGTTGCAACGCTGCTAAAGCAACTCTACGACGACGTGCTTTCGGCGCGCCAAGGTGAAGTCAGTATCACAGCGCTCGATTCTCCCAACTCGCTATTGTTAATCGGCCGCGCCGAAGCGATCAACGGCGTGCGCGACCTGATCGCCAAAGTCGACATGCCTGTCGATGACGCCAGCCGATTGCGGATTTTCCGTCTACAACACGCCTCCGCATCGGACGCCGAAGAAACCATCCGCAACTTCTTTGTCGATCGTCCGGGCGGAGGTGAAGATCTTCGTCCCGGCGTCGGTCCGCGCGTGCGCGTGCTCGCCGATTATCGTACCAACTCGCTGATCGTCAGCGGCGCACCACGCGACATGGATGAAGTTACGCGGTTGATCAATGACCTCGATGTTCAACAAATTTCTGCGCAAAGCGAAATTCGAATCTTCCCGCTTAAAAATGCCGTCGCCGAAGATTTGGCGCCCGTGATTCAAGCCGCCATCAATGGCGATGCCGAAGGCGCCGGGACTACCGAGATCAGCAAACCATCGACCACGTTATCGATGGTCACCGTCGATGCCGAAGGCGAGCGTCTTCTCGACTCGGGGATTCTTGCCGGAGCCGTGATTACGGCCGATCCGGGTGCAAACTCACTCGTCGTGCGTGCTCCCGCCTCGAGCATGCCGTTGATCAACGAGCTGATTCGCCAGCTCGATAAAACCCCGGGCATTGGCTCGCTCGTTAAGGTATTTACCGTTGAAAATGGCGATGCAGTGCAATTGACCACTGCCTTGACCGAGCTTTTTGGTGCCGATGCCGCGACCGGCGGAACGACCGTGGGCGCGGGCAATCGAGTCGGATTGCCAAACGCCACCGCCGCCAGCGATAGCTCGCTCGTGCCGCTCCGCTTCAGCACCGACCAACGAACCAACAGCATCATCGCTAGCGGTTCGGCCGAAGACCTCGAAGTCGTCGAAAGCATCCTGTTGCGACTCGACGGTGCGGGATTCTCCGAACGGATCACCGAAGTGATTTGGCTTCGCCATCAAAGCAGCGATAACATCGCCACGGCGATCCAAACCTACGTTCAACAGCGTACGCAAGGCGTCAACACGATTCAGCAGTTTCAACAGGGCGGACTGGGTCCCTTCGACCTGCCGGATCGCGATTTGATCGTCGTCTCCGAGCCGGACAGCAACACGCTGCTGCTGAGTGTTTCACCGCGTCTCTACGAAGACGTGCGGCGTTTGATCGACAAACTCGACCGTCGCCCCCCCATGGTTTTGATCAAAGTCTTGCTGGCCGAAGTCAAACTCGACGACTTATTTGAAATCGGAGGCGAAGTCGGCCTCCAAGACTCACTGATGTTCGACCGCGGCGTTGCATCCGGTGCGATTCCAGGCGCCACGCCAGGTTCCGTTCCCGGCTTTAACTACAACGGCAACAGCACTCCGAACGTGAACTCGTTCGGTAAAGAAGATCTCGCCGGACGTGGGCTGACCAGCTTCGGCGTCGGTGCGGCCAATGGCAACTTGAACTACGGCGGCTTTGTTCTCAGTGCCGCTAGCGAATCGGTCAGTTTGTTGTTGCGGACGTTACAAGACAGTTCGCGTCTTCAAATCCTCAGCCGCCCTCAAATCATGACCATGGACAATACCGAAGGTTTGGTCCAAGTCGGGCGGACGATCGCACAGGTCACGGACGTTATCAATAACGGTGTCGCCGGGACCCAAGTGGTCACCACACCACTGGAAATCGGCTTGATCATGCGAGTTCGCCCTCGCGTGGGTGCCGACGGCTTGATCATCATGGACATCGATGCCGAACGATCCGACCGCGACGCCTCCAGAGGCACCCCGGTTCCCACCGGAGATGGCTCCGTTTTGATCCAGGACATTTTGAAGACGACTGCCCAATCGACGGTCGCGGCGTACAGTGGTCAAACCGTGATCTTTGGTGGTTTGATTCAAAAGACCCGTGGTAACTTTAGTCGTCGCGTTCCATTCTTGGCCGACATTCCCATCTTGGGATACTTCTTCAAGTACGACCAAGAAACAGAAAGTCGTTCCGAGTTGCTGGTGATCTTGACTCCGATGCTGGTGACCGGCGAAGAGGACTTGGATTACGTCAAAGCAACCGAATCGAGCCGCATGAGTTGGTGTTTGGCCGATGTGGTCGAAATGCACGGCGACGTGGGATTGAGTGGAGGCTATGGATTGTGGGGCCCTGCAACGGGCGGAACCATCTATCCCGACTTGCAACCCACCGTGGACCATTTCCACCACGGATCACAACACGCGATCCCCGCCAACACGATCCCCACTGACGCGATCATCTTGGACGAACCGATGATGATTGATTCCGGGGCATCGAAGCTCGACTCTCCGATGATCTACGAATCAAATGCGTTTCCCGAGCATTCGCACGAGCAACCGGCTTCGAGCACAGGGGTACCTATGCCGCAGCCACAGCAACAGGCCGCCCCGCAGACGTTCGCGCCACAAGCTTCGGCTAGACCCTCATTGGGCACACCGAGCGACGGTCAACCGCTAACGCTACGTTCGGCTCCCAACGGCTTAGACATGCCACCGGTTCAATTCCAATCGCCTCCGTTCGGTGCGTTCCACGAGAAGACCGATTCCAATCATCCCACGATCACGGGCCCTGTGGTAAATCCCTACTCTCAGCTCGGCGAGGAACCCAGTGCGAACCAAGTCAGTTGGCTGCAAACGTCCACCGCGGACAAGGCAGTCGATTTTGCTCGCTTCAACGGCACTCGCCCCCAACGCTTAGGTTCCGTTGCGGACCCTCGCGACACGCCGATTGGCCAACCCGATCAGCTTCCGATCGAAACCGCAACCCGAGTGAACCCAATCCCGAGCATCTCCCCGAAGACATGGATTCGATAA
- a CDS encoding flagellar export chaperone FliS yields the protein MTFSPSHAPSNFQPSGYKQSRRSADEYLESSIKHASPARLRLMLLERSIEVARALADSWRTRPESHGPNEYSLKLLDLITELLSGITTADGVCSQVADLYVFLAKHLLISEKTSDADAIDELRAVLEIEADTWRMVCANDTRAQPSGHASNATSSGSPARGGLNLQG from the coding sequence ATGACATTTTCCCCCTCGCATGCACCGTCTAATTTCCAGCCCAGTGGCTACAAGCAATCGCGACGCTCCGCCGATGAATATCTCGAATCGAGTATCAAACATGCTTCCCCCGCTCGCTTGCGACTGATGCTTTTGGAGCGATCGATCGAAGTCGCTCGCGCCCTCGCGGACTCTTGGCGAACCCGTCCCGAATCGCATGGGCCCAACGAATATTCGCTCAAGCTGCTCGACCTGATTACCGAGTTGCTCTCCGGAATCACCACCGCCGATGGGGTTTGCTCCCAAGTCGCTGATCTGTACGTTTTTCTCGCCAAACACTTGTTGATCTCCGAGAAGACCAGCGATGCCGATGCGATCGATGAGCTTCGTGCCGTCTTGGAAATCGAAGCGGATACATGGCGTATGGTGTGCGCAAATGACACCCGAGCCCAACCCTCGGGCCACGCCTCTAATGCCACCTCGTCCGGATCCCCAGCTCGTGGCGGCTTGAATTTGCAAGGCTGA
- a CDS encoding flagellin N-terminal helical domain-containing protein, with protein MTRINTNVSSLVAQNRLQASNTDLQTALTRLSTGLRINSGADDPAGLIASEALRSEISSLNKAISNTRRASQIISTADSALGEVSNLLNDIRGLVVEAANSGALSDEEIAANQLQIDSSLEAINRIAQTTTFQGRKLLDGSLDFVSSANSVPSIVDVNIDQANLGATGQIDVDVKISAAATQAKIDVDPAAFAEAKSSVEIGTAANSVTLTADANGSEFNDYTVVFDDQATGAAATAALDTDTNIITVTYDSTSGTSTHNDYDAIKTALSTITGFTATNTGTAPDGTAAFTPPAGTLVTAGGATADVLADKLVFQLNGTDGAETFNFGAGTSGDQIAAAINLVKDSTGVEATYTSLTGLSFQSTAYGENSLVNLEVINEGTLGKFAANMSAARDTGTDIKATINGVEANGKANQFSINTSTLDISLSVSEGSSTAFNFSITDGGALFQLGPDVTTNQQARMGIGSVSTGQLGGSSGRLYELGSGQSKSLTNGINEAAEVIDEVIAKVTGLRGRLGAFQATTLASNLVSLGETSSNLQEAESSIRDADFAQESANLTRAQILVQSGTNVLSLANQNPQNVLSLLR; from the coding sequence ATGACTAGAATTAACACGAACGTCTCGTCGCTGGTGGCTCAAAACCGTCTACAAGCGAGCAACACCGACCTGCAAACCGCGTTGACCCGCTTGAGCACAGGGCTTCGCATCAACAGCGGTGCGGACGACCCGGCAGGTTTGATCGCCAGCGAGGCCCTGCGCAGCGAAATCAGCAGCCTCAACAAAGCGATTAGCAACACGCGTCGTGCGAGCCAGATCATCAGCACCGCCGACAGCGCATTAGGCGAAGTCAGTAACCTGCTCAATGACATTCGTGGATTGGTGGTCGAAGCGGCGAACTCGGGTGCACTCAGCGATGAAGAGATCGCGGCGAACCAACTGCAAATTGACAGCTCGCTCGAAGCCATTAACCGGATCGCTCAAACGACGACCTTTCAGGGCCGAAAACTGCTCGATGGATCGCTTGACTTCGTCAGCAGTGCCAACAGCGTGCCCAGTATCGTCGACGTCAACATCGACCAAGCGAACCTCGGAGCGACCGGCCAAATCGATGTCGACGTGAAGATTTCCGCAGCTGCGACGCAAGCGAAAATCGACGTGGATCCGGCCGCCTTCGCCGAAGCGAAATCCTCCGTCGAGATCGGTACCGCCGCCAACAGCGTCACGTTGACCGCCGATGCCAATGGTTCGGAGTTCAACGACTACACCGTGGTCTTTGATGACCAAGCGACCGGCGCCGCCGCGACGGCCGCCCTCGATACGGACACCAACATTATCACGGTGACCTACGACTCGACCTCGGGCACCTCCACCCACAATGATTACGACGCGATCAAGACCGCGTTGTCGACCATTACCGGATTTACCGCCACCAACACCGGCACAGCGCCCGATGGAACCGCTGCCTTCACCCCACCGGCGGGCACGCTTGTCACCGCCGGAGGTGCCACGGCCGATGTGTTGGCGGACAAGTTGGTATTCCAACTCAACGGGACCGATGGGGCGGAAACCTTCAACTTCGGTGCCGGCACCAGTGGCGATCAAATCGCGGCGGCGATCAACTTAGTCAAAGATAGTACCGGCGTCGAAGCGACTTACACGAGCCTCACGGGGTTGTCCTTCCAATCCACCGCTTACGGTGAAAATTCGCTCGTGAATCTTGAAGTGATCAACGAGGGAACGCTTGGAAAGTTCGCTGCCAACATGAGCGCCGCTCGCGACACCGGTACCGACATCAAAGCGACCATCAACGGGGTCGAAGCGAACGGAAAAGCCAATCAATTCTCGATCAACACCAGCACGCTAGACATTTCGCTCTCGGTCTCCGAGGGCAGCAGCACCGCGTTTAACTTCTCGATCACCGATGGCGGAGCGTTGTTCCAACTCGGCCCCGATGTGACAACCAACCAACAAGCTCGCATGGGCATTGGCAGCGTCAGCACCGGTCAACTCGGTGGATCCTCGGGACGTTTATACGAACTCGGCAGCGGGCAATCGAAAAGTTTGACCAATGGGATCAACGAGGCGGCCGAAGTGATCGACGAAGTGATTGCCAAGGTCACGGGACTTCGCGGCCGTCTGGGGGCATTCCAAGCCACCACGCTGGCGAGCAATCTCGTCTCCTTAGGTGAAACCTCCTCGAACCTGCAAGAAGCGGAAAGTTCGATCCGGGATGCCGATTTTGCCCAAGAATCAGCCAACCTGACGCGAGCCCAAATCTTGGTTCAATCGGGCACCAACGTGCTCTCGCTCGCCAACCAAAACCCCCAAAACGTGCTTTCACTACTCCGATAA
- the fliD gene encoding flagellar filament capping protein FliD, with protein MGRIQSSIGLVTGTDIMGTVDQLMAINGRSRDRLVAQNETQSLERQSLAELTASVIGVQLSGDRLSSTALFRSKKAESSLPEALSVTTGSAASSGTHQVRTIQTAATHDVRSLQRFTSAETALGFVGKIEIRPGEKLLDESVALAKLNGGRGVEPGSVRITDRSGATAEIDLSKVQTMDDVLAAINDAGIAVRATTAGNRIELTDESGSTLSNLKVEQLGDAETAADLGLWGIDEAADTATGIELELPDGVHSLRGAALSELKGGNGLAALTQLEITLSDGSATSIDLSAATTTSEIIDAINGSGLKVTARLNDARNGFQIRDVSGGSGNFSISSLDDTASSLGIEASSTDDIVIGANLNRQTVTLDSKLSELNGGLGVGEGSFTITDSSGGVGAVNIKAEGIKTVGELVNAINDLGLGLTASLNENGDGIAIVDTAGGSESLTIKDTGSGQTAAKLGIAGVASDQDVGGAVVSALIGTQADVIQVNADDSLDSILQKLSSDPRYAKASIQTNEDGTVSLNVKSTQGGEAGKLAINTSGFNLDFRSETRGQDAVIAVTTDGGIERFLSAADGVFDLSQGAQSQSITSSTPLAELNQGRGISLGSIKITDSAEVASAINLQVEGITTVGGLVNAINALGIGVSAAINQDGTGIQVIDTAGGDKKLTIEDVGNGKSASDLGIAGEATQKTIDGTSVSALVGPGASSGETDSTGVVLTIKTMSDSPITVTVSDNPEAATKAVETFVSQYNKLMDKLDQLSFYDADEGELGLLFGSTEVSRIRNGYSHLLSGRITQAGDFKSLGQVGIRINTEGRLELDSEKMTKALADDPSSVESFFTTADTGLADRLSTLADRIAGPENSLLISRSNTLDTQINQTNQRVEQMNERLEKERERLLNQFYATEQALAKIQGNTSYIDQIQRISIPT; from the coding sequence ATGGGACGCATCCAATCCTCGATCGGTTTGGTCACCGGCACCGACATCATGGGCACGGTCGACCAATTGATGGCGATTAACGGTCGTTCTCGTGATCGATTGGTGGCACAGAATGAGACCCAATCGCTAGAGCGGCAATCCTTAGCCGAATTAACCGCTTCGGTCATCGGCGTGCAATTAAGTGGAGACCGCCTCTCCAGCACCGCACTTTTTCGCTCCAAAAAAGCGGAGTCCTCCCTTCCCGAGGCCCTTTCGGTTACCACCGGTTCGGCGGCCAGTTCGGGGACCCATCAAGTCCGTACCATTCAAACTGCGGCAACGCACGACGTTCGATCGCTACAACGGTTCACCAGTGCCGAAACGGCACTCGGATTTGTCGGTAAAATCGAAATTCGTCCTGGCGAAAAGCTGTTGGACGAGTCCGTCGCCCTGGCCAAACTCAATGGCGGACGTGGCGTCGAACCAGGCTCCGTCCGCATCACCGACCGGTCCGGGGCGACCGCCGAAATCGACCTCAGCAAAGTCCAAACCATGGACGATGTGCTGGCGGCGATCAACGATGCTGGTATCGCAGTCCGCGCGACGACGGCCGGCAATCGCATCGAATTGACCGACGAGAGCGGAAGCACGCTCAGCAACCTAAAAGTGGAGCAACTCGGCGATGCCGAAACGGCGGCCGATCTGGGGTTATGGGGCATCGACGAAGCCGCCGACACCGCCACGGGAATCGAACTCGAGTTGCCCGACGGAGTCCATTCGCTCCGCGGTGCCGCACTCAGTGAACTCAAGGGGGGCAACGGACTCGCAGCGCTCACCCAGCTTGAGATCACCTTGTCCGACGGAAGCGCCACCAGCATCGATCTCTCCGCCGCCACGACGACCAGCGAAATTATCGATGCGATCAATGGCTCGGGACTAAAAGTAACCGCTCGTTTAAACGATGCCCGCAACGGATTCCAGATTCGCGACGTTTCGGGCGGTTCGGGAAACTTCTCGATCTCATCGTTGGACGATACCGCGTCCTCGCTCGGAATAGAGGCTTCGTCAACCGACGACATCGTGATCGGCGCCAATTTAAACCGACAAACGGTCACCCTCGACTCCAAACTCAGCGAACTCAACGGAGGCCTCGGGGTTGGCGAAGGCAGTTTCACGATCACGGACAGCAGTGGTGGCGTGGGTGCCGTTAACATCAAAGCCGAAGGCATCAAAACCGTTGGCGAACTGGTCAACGCGATCAACGATCTCGGACTCGGATTGACCGCGTCGCTCAATGAAAACGGCGACGGCATTGCGATCGTGGATACCGCCGGCGGATCCGAGTCACTGACGATCAAAGACACCGGCAGCGGCCAAACGGCTGCAAAACTCGGTATTGCTGGGGTCGCCTCCGATCAAGACGTCGGGGGAGCCGTCGTTTCGGCTCTAATTGGTACCCAAGCCGATGTGATCCAAGTCAACGCCGACGATAGCCTCGATTCCATCCTGCAAAAATTGAGCAGCGACCCGCGCTACGCGAAAGCGTCGATCCAGACGAACGAGGATGGCACTGTTTCGTTAAACGTAAAAAGCACGCAGGGAGGCGAAGCTGGCAAACTCGCCATCAATACCTCCGGTTTCAATCTGGATTTTCGCAGTGAAACACGCGGCCAAGACGCCGTCATCGCCGTCACAACCGATGGCGGAATCGAACGCTTTCTCAGCGCTGCCGATGGAGTCTTTGATCTTAGCCAAGGCGCCCAATCCCAAAGCATCACCAGCTCGACTCCGCTGGCGGAACTCAATCAGGGGCGTGGCATCAGTCTGGGAAGCATCAAAATCACCGACAGTGCCGAAGTCGCCAGCGCGATCAATCTGCAGGTCGAAGGAATCACCACCGTCGGGGGACTCGTCAACGCGATCAACGCGCTCGGGATTGGCGTGAGCGCTGCGATCAACCAAGACGGCACTGGCATCCAAGTCATCGATACCGCGGGCGGCGATAAAAAGCTAACGATTGAAGATGTAGGTAACGGAAAAAGTGCTTCGGATCTGGGAATTGCCGGCGAAGCGACCCAAAAAACGATCGATGGAACCTCGGTATCCGCCTTGGTCGGCCCCGGTGCCAGTAGCGGCGAAACGGATTCAACCGGCGTCGTGCTGACCATCAAAACGATGTCGGACTCGCCGATCACGGTGACCGTCAGCGACAATCCCGAAGCGGCCACCAAAGCGGTCGAAACATTCGTCAGCCAGTACAACAAATTGATGGATAAACTCGACCAACTGTCCTTCTATGACGCTGACGAAGGGGAGCTGGGATTGTTGTTTGGTTCGACCGAAGTCAGTCGAATTCGCAATGGTTATTCCCACCTGTTGTCCGGCCGAATCACCCAGGCGGGTGACTTCAAGTCGCTCGGACAAGTGGGCATTCGAATCAATACCGAAGGACGCCTTGAGCTTGATTCCGAAAAAATGACAAAAGCCTTGGCCGATGACCCGTCCTCGGTCGAATCCTTCTTTACCACTGCGGACACCGGGTTGGCCGATCGGCTCAGCACGCTGGCCGACCGCATCGCCGGTCCGGAGAACAGTTTGCTCATCAGTCGCTCCAATACGTTGGACACACAAATCAATCAAACGAACCAACGCGTCGAGCAAATGAACGAGCGTTTGGAAAAAGAACGTGAACGGTTGTTGAATCAGTTCTACGCGACCGAGCAAGCCTTGGCGAAGATCCAAGGCAACACGTCTTATATCGATCAAATCCAACGTATTTCTATCCCTACCTAA